From one uncultured Paludibacter sp. genomic stretch:
- the rpiB gene encoding Ribose-5-phosphate isomerase B, producing MKPISELKIAICSDHAGYELKNKLIDYLKEKSPLELKDFGCFSAESCDYADFAHPMAFAVENGECDYGISICGSGNGISMTVNKHQGIRAALCWNEEIAKLARQHNNANVLSLPARFISEDLAKKMVDVFFSTDFEGGRHERRIEKIPVK from the coding sequence ATGAAACCAATAAGTGAATTAAAAATAGCCATTTGCAGTGATCACGCCGGTTACGAATTAAAAAATAAACTCATTGATTATCTGAAAGAAAAATCGCCGTTAGAATTAAAAGATTTCGGGTGTTTTTCTGCGGAAAGTTGCGATTATGCCGATTTTGCACACCCGATGGCTTTTGCCGTGGAAAACGGCGAATGTGATTACGGAATTTCCATTTGTGGAAGCGGAAACGGCATCAGTATGACGGTGAACAAACATCAGGGAATACGCGCTGCCTTGTGTTGGAATGAAGAAATTGCAAAATTAGCGCGTCAACATAACAATGCCAATGTGCTTTCACTTCCGGCGAGATTTATTTCGGAAGATTTGGCAAAAAAAATGGTAGACGTTTTCTTTTCTACCGATTTTGAAGGCGGACGCCACGAAAGAAGAATTGAGAAAATACCGGTAAAATAA
- a CDS encoding conserved hypothetical protein (Evidence 4 : Unknown function but conserved in other organisms): MSYIPPFHITENIANLTAEIAEKVGSISATYGDVPQPKLRKENRIKAIQSSLAIENNTLTIEQVTAIMEGKRVLGSPQEIQEVKNAFETYELLLTFNPYSEKDLLLAHQILMKKLVKDNGNFRSKGVGISDGNKIIHLAPSSERVPFLVNDLLQWLGNSNLNPLIKSCVFHYEFEFIHPFSDGNGRIGRLWQTLILARWKPLFAWLPVETIVKENQKEYYQALQSSDNSGDSTIFIEFMLKSILRAVEDLLKTQNVGINVGINVGINENEILQLIQKNPKITALEIAQNLYITSRQVERLISSLKNKNIIIRTGSRKSGEWKIIN; the protein is encoded by the coding sequence ATGTCATACATTCCTCCTTTTCATATTACGGAAAACATTGCTAATTTGACAGCGGAAATTGCCGAAAAAGTTGGTTCCATCAGTGCAACTTATGGTGATGTTCCGCAACCAAAATTAAGGAAGGAGAACCGCATCAAAGCCATTCAATCGTCTTTAGCTATTGAAAACAACACGCTTACCATTGAACAAGTTACAGCCATAATGGAAGGGAAACGTGTGTTGGGTTCGCCACAAGAAATTCAAGAGGTAAAAAATGCTTTTGAAACTTATGAGCTTCTACTTACTTTTAATCCTTATTCTGAAAAAGATTTGCTGCTTGCACATCAAATTTTGATGAAAAAATTGGTTAAAGACAACGGAAATTTCCGCAGTAAAGGTGTCGGAATTTCAGACGGAAATAAAATTATTCACCTTGCTCCGTCTTCTGAACGTGTTCCGTTTTTGGTAAATGATTTACTTCAATGGCTCGGAAACAGCAACCTAAATCCGTTGATTAAAAGTTGTGTATTTCATTACGAATTTGAGTTTATTCATCCTTTTTCGGATGGAAACGGTAGGATCGGGCGACTTTGGCAGACGCTTATTCTTGCCCGTTGGAAACCGCTTTTCGCGTGGCTTCCGGTTGAAACTATCGTAAAAGAAAATCAAAAAGAATATTATCAGGCACTGCAATCATCAGACAATAGCGGAGACAGCACTATCTTTATTGAATTTATGCTGAAAAGTATTCTTCGGGCAGTTGAAGATTTACTAAAAACACAAAATGTCGGAATAAATGTCGGAATAAATGTCGGAATAAATGAAAATGAAATTCTGCAATTAATTCAGAAAAATCCGAAAATAACGGCTTTGGAAATTGCTCAAAATTTATATATTACAAGCCGTCAAGTGGAACGCTTAATTTCATCTTTGAAAAATAAAAATATTATCATCCGTACAGGTTCAAGAAAATCTGGTGAGTGGAAAATTATAAACTAA
- the zraR gene encoding fused DNA-binding response regulator in two-component regulatory system with ZraS: response regulator; sigma54 interaction protein (Evidence 2a : Function from experimental evidences in other organisms; PubMedId : 11243806, 21140164, 2666400; Product type r : regulator): MAKILVIDDERSIRNTMKDILEFENHKVVLAEDGKVGLEAATGEIFDIIFSDIKMPEMDGIELLTQLLEKDVETPIVMISGHAXINTAVDCIKKGAFDFIEKPIDLNRLLVTVKNALEKGNLVTETKTLKKKVAKKNQMVGESEAIQKVRLLIDKVAPTDARVLITGANGTGKEVVARLIYEFSNRVNAPFVEVNCAAIPSELIESELFGHEKGSFTSAIKQRIGKFEQADNGTIFLDEIGEISLSAQTKVLRVLQEHELTRVGSDKSIKVNVRVLAATNKDLKAEIEKGNFREDLYHRLNVIPIHVPTLDERKEDIPLLVKHFSELICVEQGIPVKSFEPKAIETLQKRSWTGNIRELRNVVERLIILGGNKITKEDVEMFS, from the coding sequence ATGGCAAAAATACTTGTAATAGACGATGAACGCAGTATCCGGAATACAATGAAAGACATTCTGGAATTTGAAAATCATAAAGTTGTACTGGCTGAAGACGGTAAAGTTGGTTTGGAAGCAGCCACCGGCGAAATATTTGACATCATTTTCTCCGATATAAAAATGCCGGAAATGGACGGCATTGAATTATTGACTCAATTATTGGAGAAAGATGTGGAAACGCCCATTGTAATGATTTCAGGACACGCCNATATTAACACTGCTGTCGATTGCATTAAAAAAGGAGCTTTTGACTTTATTGAAAAACCGATTGATTTAAATCGTCTGCTGGTTACGGTAAAAAATGCGCTTGAAAAAGGAAATTTAGTTACCGAAACAAAAACACTAAAGAAAAAAGTAGCTAAAAAAAATCAAATGGTTGGAGAATCTGAAGCCATTCAGAAAGTACGCCTTTTAATAGATAAGGTTGCTCCTACCGATGCGCGTGTGTTGATTACCGGCGCAAACGGAACCGGAAAAGAAGTGGTGGCTCGCTTGATTTACGAATTCAGCAATCGTGTCAATGCGCCGTTTGTAGAAGTAAATTGCGCTGCAATTCCTTCTGAATTAATTGAAAGTGAATTGTTTGGACATGAAAAAGGTTCGTTTACTTCCGCCATAAAACAACGTATAGGCAAATTTGAACAAGCCGATAATGGAACTATTTTTTTGGACGAAATAGGCGAGATCAGTTTATCGGCACAGACCAAAGTGCTCCGCGTGTTACAAGAACACGAACTAACCCGCGTAGGAAGCGACAAAAGCATTAAAGTAAATGTGCGTGTGCTTGCCGCTACCAATAAGGATTTGAAAGCCGAAATTGAAAAAGGAAACTTCCGTGAAGACCTGTATCACAGATTAAACGTTATTCCCATTCACGTTCCTACACTTGACGAACGCAAGGAAGATATTCCGCTGCTTGTAAAACATTTTAGTGAACTAATTTGCGTCGAGCAAGGCATTCCCGTAAAATCGTTTGAACCGAAAGCAATAGAAACCCTGCAAAAACGCTCGTGGACAGGAAACATCCGTGAACTTCGCAACGTAGTAGAACGTTTGATAATTCTCGGAGGGAACAAAATCACCAAAGAAGACGTGGAAATGTTCTCCTAA
- a CDS encoding conserved hypothetical protein (Evidence 4 : Unknown function but conserved in other organisms) yields MNRIEIYTSKKKSIFLLLGSLLFVVLGIWFVINANNMTDNWRTKFPFITRSVGVISILFFGLGVFQSIKRLIKSELSLIIDQKGLIINPKKSISEYIYWEQISSFNEIQIKRTRIIIINVKNPDYWIERETNLVRKNLMKFNNSTYNSPFNIAASGLDINFDELFNRLNSYLIESIKSK; encoded by the coding sequence ATGAATAGAATTGAAATTTATACAAGTAAAAAGAAATCAATCTTTTTGCTACTTGGTTCTTTATTATTTGTTGTACTGGGAATTTGGTTTGTTATTAATGCAAATAATATGACTGACAATTGGAGAACAAAGTTTCCATTTATTACAAGATCAGTTGGCGTAATATCTATTCTTTTTTTTGGATTAGGAGTGTTTCAATCAATAAAAAGATTAATAAAATCTGAACTGTCATTAATCATAGATCAAAAAGGACTTATTATAAATCCCAAAAAATCGATTTCGGAATATATTTATTGGGAACAAATAAGTAGTTTTAATGAAATTCAAATAAAAAGAACAAGAATAATAATTATTAATGTGAAAAATCCAGATTATTGGATAGAAAGGGAAACAAATTTAGTAAGAAAAAATTTGATGAAATTCAACAACTCCACATATAATTCACCTTTTAATATTGCAGCATCAGGTTTGGATATTAATTTCGATGAATTATTTAATCGCTTAAATAGCTATCTGATAGAGAGTATAAAATCTAAATAA